Genomic window (Planococcus sp. MSAK28401):
TTTTGCGCGTCCGGATACCACGCGTCAAGGAACATATGCAGAATTTGTCCCAGTTGATGAAAATCTGCTGGCGCGCATGCCGGAAAGCATGAGTTTCGAGGAAGGCGCAGCGATTCCATTGACTGGGCTAACTGCATGGCAATGCCTGGTGGAGATTGGGCATATCAAGAAAGGCGATAAAGTGCTGATCCATGCGGGAGCTGGCGGTGTCGGAAGCATGGCGATCCAGATCGCCAATAGCGTCGGCTGCTATGTAGCGACAACAGCGAGCGATAAAAATGATGAACTCGTCACTTCTCTCGGCGCGAACCGCGTCATCGATTACCACGAAGAGGATTTCTCAGAAGTGCTGGAAGATTTTGATTTCGTGTTGGATACGATGGGCGGCGAAACGCTTGAAAAAAGTTACGGCGTATTGAAGCGCGGCGGCAGGCTTGTCAGCATAGCCGGACAGCCCGATGAAGAACAAGCGGAAAAGCTCGGCATCGACGTCAGCAGTTTCTGGCTCGAGCCAAATGGCCAGCAATTGAAAAAACTGGGCGATTTGTTCGTCAGCGGGGAAGTGAAGCCGGAAGTCGGCCACATCTATCCATTGACGGAAGAAGGCGTACGAGAAGCGCATGAATTAAGCGAATCCCATCATGCCAGAGGAAAAATCGTCATTAAAGTGAAGTCATAGTACATATAAAAGCACGCGGCGTAGTTGGCCGCGTGCTTTTATATGTGTTATTCAGTTTTTCCGGAACGTTCTTCCGAATAATAATCGTCTGGTGCATCGCTTTGGGCTTCGTCTGTACGGACGACGAGCACATCGCATTTAGCAGAACGGACGATATGTTCTGAAACACTGCCGATGAGGAAACGTTCGACTGCATTCAAACCGGTCGCGCCGCAGACGATCAAGTCGGCTTCGACTCTTTTAGCGAGTTCACGAGGAATCATTGTCTTAGGGGAACCGTAATCGACCACGATATTGACTTTTTCAACACCGCCGGCTTCGGCTTCTTTTTTATAATCCCCAAGCAAGTCTTCAGCGAATTTCTGCGCTCGGTCAGCAATCGAACGGTCATACGCTTCAATTGCGGCGAACGAACGGGTGTCGATCACGTTTACCAGATTCAGCGTCGCGTGGTTGCGTGTTGCGATGCCGATGGACTTTTTGAAAGCCCATTCCGCTTCTTTCGACCCGTCGACTGCTACCATGATTTGATTATACTTTAATGTCATCTGTACATTCCTCCTTTGTCTATACTGTAACTTTCGAGGCATAGGCAAATTGTTCCTTCCTAAAAGAGGTAGATTTATCGATTTATTTACCAAGTTATTTTCTTTCGCTATATGGATATATCTTTACATCATTATGCAAGCGCTTTCCTTTACTCTTTTGACGGTTAAAAAATTATCTCTTGATAACACAAATTAATGGAGCAATATCAAATAGAATCTGTTAGAATGGATGTGGTTTCAAATGCTGATAGTTTGGTTCATTTTATTATTTCAGACACAATATAATGGAGGGTTTTGTAATGCGTATCGGGGTACCTACAGAAGTTAAGAACAATGAAAATCGTGTGGCTATGACACCGGCGGGAGTAGTAAACTTGGCACTTTTCGGCCACGAAGTTTTCATCCAATCGGGTGCGGGGCTAGGATCCGGTTTTACGGATTTTGATTATGAAGCAGCTGGCGCTGTCATCGTCGCTGATGCTGACCAAGCGTGGGCGCAGGATATGGTCATGAAAGTGAAAGAGCCGGTAGCTAGCGAATACAAGCATTTCCGTGAAGGCCAAGTGCTCTTCACTTACTTGCATTTGGCGCCGGAAGTGGCATTGACGAATGCTTTGCTCGAGTCGAAAGTGACAGGCGTGGCTTATGAAACGGTCCAACTTCCAAATAATTCATTGCCGCTCCTTACGCCGATGAGCGAAGTGGCTGGCCGCATGTCGACGCAAATCGGTGCTCAATTCCTCGAGAAAATTCACGGTGGCGGCGGCATCCTGCTTGGTGGCATCCCTGGCGTTTCACGCGGTAAAGTGACGATTGTCGGCGGTGGTGTAGCTGGAACCAACGCTGCGAAAGTAGCGATCGGGATGGGCGCAGATGTAACGATCCTTGACTTGAACCCAGAACGCCTGCGCCAACTGGACGACCTGTTCGGCAAAGATGTGCAAACATTGGTTTCTAATCCGCTTAACATCGCACAATCGGTTAAAAATTCGGATCTAGTCATCGGAGCGGTATTGATTCCGGGAGCGAAAGCACCGAAATTGATCACTGAAGACATGATCAAATCGATGAAGCCAGGTTCTGTTGTAGTGGATATTGCCATCGACCAAGGCGGCATCTTCGAGACAAGCGATCGCATCACGACCCACGATGCACCGACTTACGTAAAGCACGATGTTGTTCATTATGCCGTTGCGAACATGCCGGGTGCCGTTCCGCGCACATCGACGATCGGCTTAACGAATGTAACGGTCCCTTACGCAGTACAAATCGCCAACAAAGGGCTTAAGCAAGCAGTCCTCGATAACGAAGCATTGAAAAAAGGCGTCAACACGATGGATGGCCAAGTCACGTATAAAGCCGTGGCTGACGATCAAGGCCTCCAATACAAATCAGTCGACGAATTGCTTCAATAACAATGGAAAAGAGCTGTTCCTGGAAAATCCCCCATAAGGATTTTCGGAACAGCTCTTTTTTATCGGTTGATGATGGTCAATTCTTTTGGATATTTGGTCAGCACTTCGTAGCCGTCTTCTGTAACGACCAAATCGTCTTCGATGCGCACGCCGACTTGATCCGTGACATAAATGCCGGGTTCGATCGTAAATACCATACCCGCCTTGAGCGGCATATCGTTGCCTCCATGGATCGACGGGAATTCATGGACAGAAATCCCAAGGCCGTGGCCAAGGCGATGCGTGAAATATTCCCCGTAGCCTGCGTCTTCGATGGTCTTGCGGGCAATCCCGTCAAGTTCCGCCGCTGTAACGCCAGGTCGCACCGCATCAAGTGCTGCTTGTTCTGAGCGCTTGACGATATCGTATACTTCTTTCGCTTGTTCGCTTGGTTCGCCGAACGCCAATGTGCGGGTGATGTCCGAGCAATAGCCTTCGTAAATGACGCCGAGGTCCATTAGCACGAGATCGCCGCGTTCAATTTTGCGTTGCCCTGTTTTGCCATGTGGAGAAGCGGCTTTCGGGCCTGTCAGGACGGTGGTGTCAAAAGACATATGGGTGATGCCGCGTTTTTTCAATGCCGTTTCAATTTCGGTCATCAATTCGATTTCGGTCATCCCTTCTTGCATCACGTCGGCTGCCACTTCGATGGCGTAATCCGCAAGTGAGGCAGCATGGCGCAAGATGTCAAGTTCTGCTTCATCTTTGATGACGCGCATGGCATTCATCTGAGCATCGATCGAATGGATTTCGGGCGACTGGAAATAATGGTTGATCGCGTCGTAGCGCTCGACGATCATATGTGCTTTCTCGATAGCGATGCGCTTTGTCGGCTGATTGCGTTTGGCTGCCGTTTCGTACAACACTTGCATCGCATCTTGCGTATCGGCGTGTCCCGCAATTTCGCCTGTCCAGCCGGCAGCTTTCGCATCCGGCGCTTCCATTGCCGGGCAGATGAGGAATGGTTCTGCCTCCGCGAACACCATAACGGCGAGCAGCCGCTCTTTCGGATCGCTATTAAAGCCGGTCAAATAGAAGATATTATGCGGGTCGGTGATGAGCGCCGCATCGAGTTGCTGCTGTTTCAAAAATTTTTGCAAGTTAGTCAATTTGTTCAT
Coding sequences:
- a CDS encoding NADP-dependent oxidoreductase, encoding MKAIVIDQYGGKEQLKEREVEMPAISAHQVLVEVHATSVNPIDWKLREGYLKEMLPWEFPIILGWDVAGVVKEVGDEVKHYHQGDRVFARPDTTRQGTYAEFVPVDENLLARMPESMSFEEGAAIPLTGLTAWQCLVEIGHIKKGDKVLIHAGAGGVGSMAIQIANSVGCYVATTASDKNDELVTSLGANRVIDYHEEDFSEVLEDFDFVLDTMGGETLEKSYGVLKRGGRLVSIAGQPDEEQAEKLGIDVSSFWLEPNGQQLKKLGDLFVSGEVKPEVGHIYPLTEEGVREAHELSESHHARGKIVIKVKS
- a CDS encoding universal stress protein, translating into MTLKYNQIMVAVDGSKEAEWAFKKSIGIATRNHATLNLVNVIDTRSFAAIEAYDRSIADRAQKFAEDLLGDYKKEAEAGGVEKVNIVVDYGSPKTMIPRELAKRVEADLIVCGATGLNAVERFLIGSVSEHIVRSAKCDVLVVRTDEAQSDAPDDYYSEERSGKTE
- the ald gene encoding alanine dehydrogenase — translated: MRIGVPTEVKNNENRVAMTPAGVVNLALFGHEVFIQSGAGLGSGFTDFDYEAAGAVIVADADQAWAQDMVMKVKEPVASEYKHFREGQVLFTYLHLAPEVALTNALLESKVTGVAYETVQLPNNSLPLLTPMSEVAGRMSTQIGAQFLEKIHGGGGILLGGIPGVSRGKVTIVGGGVAGTNAAKVAIGMGADVTILDLNPERLRQLDDLFGKDVQTLVSNPLNIAQSVKNSDLVIGAVLIPGAKAPKLITEDMIKSMKPGSVVVDIAIDQGGIFETSDRITTHDAPTYVKHDVVHYAVANMPGAVPRTSTIGLTNVTVPYAVQIANKGLKQAVLDNEALKKGVNTMDGQVTYKAVADDQGLQYKSVDELLQ
- a CDS encoding M24 family metallopeptidase; the encoded protein is MNKLTNLQKFLKQQQLDAALITDPHNIFYLTGFNSDPKERLLAVMVFAEAEPFLICPAMEAPDAKAAGWTGEIAGHADTQDAMQVLYETAAKRNQPTKRIAIEKAHMIVERYDAINHYFQSPEIHSIDAQMNAMRVIKDEAELDILRHAASLADYAIEVAADVMQEGMTEIELMTEIETALKKRGITHMSFDTTVLTGPKAASPHGKTGQRKIERGDLVLMDLGVIYEGYCSDITRTLAFGEPSEQAKEVYDIVKRSEQAALDAVRPGVTAAELDGIARKTIEDAGYGEYFTHRLGHGLGISVHEFPSIHGGNDMPLKAGMVFTIEPGIYVTDQVGVRIEDDLVVTEDGYEVLTKYPKELTIINR